The Mesorhizobium loti genome includes a region encoding these proteins:
- a CDS encoding class I SAM-dependent methyltransferase codes for MSVSSEDLAKSRQTISAYEDYAEQYDAIVRHVPNEREQASLKRLVAIAGTGGRILEVGSGPGYDADFLENLGVKVRRTDATKRFLELQAARGKHGELLDLITDDLGGPYDAVLALCVLIHVPRDQTDQVLAKIAGSLRPGGVFLVSMRNGDGETSGEYHTVYWRRDDFAARLESAGLVLIRDDFNVGRNSEEWNTFLAVKPA; via the coding sequence ATGAGCGTGTCATCGGAGGATCTGGCGAAGAGCCGTCAAACGATCAGCGCTTACGAGGATTATGCGGAACAGTATGACGCCATCGTGAGGCATGTTCCCAACGAAAGGGAGCAGGCATCGCTAAAGCGCCTTGTGGCGATCGCCGGCACGGGCGGCCGGATTCTGGAAGTCGGGTCGGGGCCTGGATACGACGCGGACTTTCTGGAGAATTTGGGCGTCAAGGTTCGGCGCACCGACGCGACCAAGCGGTTTCTGGAGCTGCAGGCCGCGCGTGGCAAGCATGGCGAGCTTCTCGATCTCATCACCGATGATCTCGGCGGCCCCTACGACGCGGTCCTGGCCCTGTGCGTGTTGATCCATGTGCCGCGCGACCAGACCGACCAGGTGCTTGCCAAGATAGCCGGGTCGCTGCGGCCGGGCGGCGTCTTCCTCGTCTCGATGCGCAATGGCGACGGCGAGACATCGGGTGAATATCATACGGTGTATTGGCGCAGGGACGACTTCGCGGCCCGTCTCGAAAGCGCCGGGCTGGTTCTCATCAGGGACGATTTCAACGTCGGCCGCAATAGCGAAGAATGGAACACGTTCCTGGCCGTGAAGCCTGCATGA